The Maridesulfovibrio bastinii DSM 16055 region AAAGCTCTATCTCATCAGGATTTATCCTTGAAATACGGCTGATTCTACTAAGAGGGATTGCGTATGGCTGATCCGAAATATTAACTAGGAGAGTTCTTATCACCGAAAGAGTAAGCGGAAGCTGCATAGAAAAAATCATGCCCCGTCCCGGATTGGATTCAGCCCTTACGGTTCCTCCCACATCCTGAACCATGGCATGAACAACATCCAGTCCGACACCCCGGCCGGAAATATCAGTAACTTCACCGGCAGTAGAAAAACCGGGCAGGAATAAAAATTCCATAAGTTCTGAGCGGGTAAGTTCAGCAGCCATTCTCCCGTGGGCCAGATTACGCTCAATAACTTTTTCACGGATTTTCTCGGGTTCCATCCCCCGGCCGTCATCGCGGATTTCTATAAAAAGCATTCCAGCCCGGTGTCCGGCGGTCATTCTAATTACCCCGGTTTCACTTTTTCCGGCCTCTACCCGCTCGGCAGGATACTCAATCCCGTGGTCAACAGCATTGCGGACAAGATGGTTCAGGGGCGATTCGAGCCGGTCCAGAATATCACGGTCAACAGGAGTATTTTCACCTTCGATGACCAAATCTATTTTTTTACCCAGCTGTCTGGCAATATCCCGCACCAGACGCGGAAAACCTTTTCCGCAATCAGAAAAAGGTCTCATTCTGCTTGATATAACTTCGTGGTAAAGACGTCCTGAAACATTATCAAGACGGCGCTGATAAAGATCGAACTCCCCTATATGCTGTGATAAAAGTCGGCGGCATTCATTTCCGGCGGATTTAATTTCAGCGACAACATCCTTCGAAGGTTCACCTTTTTCAACCCGCTCGCATGTGGAATCAAGCAGCTGCATCACTTCACGCATATTAACTTTTATCCGCTGCAATGACGCTGCAAAATGTTCGAGCCTTCCAGACTCAACCAGAGACTCTCCAGCAAGAGCCATCAGCCGGTTCAAACTCCCTGCTGAAACTCGGACCACCGATTCATTTGCCGTGGAATTATTCTGGCCTTCGGTATTAAGTTCTGTAGCATAGACTTCCGTATTTTCAGGAAGTTCTGCATTTTCTTCCTGATCACGATTGCCAGCTTCATCATTTAAATCATTATCGTAATCTTTAATTTCACAAAATTCAGTCCCTCCGACACAAAATTCCCCGGAAAGGACTGCGTTTGAACTTTCAAAGTAATTCTCAACCTCTTCAGCCGGAGCCCTAAGCCCCTCTTGCAGCTTCTCCATTTTTTCACGCAGATGCTGAAGTCGGTTTTCTATACTGGCAGCATCAACTTTTGCTAACTCAGCATAAACGTCAGTTGCAGCCAGAAGAAGATCAATCTGAGCTGAGGTAAGTACTTTTTCACCATTCTGGCAGGAAACCAACAGATCCTCCATGGCATGGGCAAGACCTACTGCGTCATTAAGCCCGACAATCCGCGCAGCACCTTTCATCGAATGGGCAGCCCTCATAAGGGGTTCAACCCGCTCCGGCGACTGATCCTTTTCAAGTTCGACAAGGCCGGAAGAAAGAGCCTGCGAGTTTGATTCCGCTTCCATGCGAAAGAGGTCCAGCATGGACATATCAGCGAGTTCCGCTGCCTTGGCTTCGGTTTTCTTTGCCGAAACATCAGCACGGCTTTCTTTAGAAACGGGCCGACTTTCCTCCTGTTGCACCGGGGCTTTTTTCACCTCTACAAGGGGATCAGCTCCGGGTACATTTCCTTGGGATGCGTCCTCATTGCCGGAATCCTGCATGCGCTTTTCAGCTTCTAAAATTCCTTTGCAAAGATCATCAGCCTGCTGTGAATGCTTTTCCAGCCACTCAGCAACATTTTCATGGTCTACTTCTGAAATATTTTTAAAAAAGTCTGCACACTCTTTGAGGCTTATTCTTAATTCATCAGAAAGATTTCCTGATTTCTTGATACCCCCGAAAGCACCATCCATACTTTCCGCAACCTGTGAAACTGAAGAAAGACCGACAATTCTGGAGGCTCCTTTAATGGCTCCTACAGCGCGGATCAGAGATTCTATTTTTTTATCGGAATATTCTTCAGCCAGACTATCAAGAGCAGCTAAAATAGTTGCAGAATGCTCACTGGCTTCTGAAAGAAAAAGATCCATCATAGAGCTGTCCACAGCGGCTGAATGGACATGCTCTTCAGCCTTATAAGCTGCAGAACTGATTATTTCACTTTCTTCACTTCTCGTTGCAGTTGCTGCCGCAGAATTTATTGTCCGGGGTAATCCTGCGGCAAAATCGGCATGTTCTTCAAGAAAGTCATCAACATCTTCAACATCAAGCTGCGAAAGATCAGCAATAAAAGAGATTGCTTCCTGTATGGACTTAAGCTGCCCCTCGTCGGCCCTGCCGGAAGATTTCATGGAATTGAAAGCCGAAAGCATCGCTTCGGCAATACTGTTTAAGGTATCAAGACCGACTATCTTTGCAGCTCCACGCAAAGCTGTTGCGGCCCTGATAAGCGGCTCTATTCTTTGGGGGCTGATTTTTCCGGTCAGATCTTTAAGGCCGCCGGAAAGGACTTCGGTGTGAGCCTGAGCCTCCGAAAGAAAAAGTTCCAGCATGGAAAGATCTGCCATATCACGGGTCACGTATTCACCGTCCTATTTAACGCTTCTGTTTAAAGCCGTAAAAAAGAGTTCATCGCTAAGCAGGGAAACCCTTCTCTCGCCGACATCAAAAAGACCCTGAGACATCGCGGCCGGAGCTTTGGCTACAGTTGCCGGAACATCCATAAGGGCATCCTGAAAGTAATGAACCACACCAAGAACTTCATCCGCTCCGAAAATCCAGCGGCCCTTACTGCCATCAACGCAAATGTGCCTGCGGTAGACTCTAAAACCTTTTTCAGCTTCGCTCATGTGCTCCGGGTCAAGGCCAAGCAGTTCCCGTATTGAAACAACCGGAACAATCTGTCCCTGCACCGTTGCGAGTCCTTTAAATATTCTGCCGCTTTTATGGGGTACAGGGCGGACAATACGCTCATCAAGAACCCCTGAAAAAACTTTTGAAGGCAGTGCGAGCCACTCGTGTGAAATTCTAAAAACAACTGCTCCGCATGAATCGGCTGCCGAATCTTTTTTGGCCTCCGCAATTCCGTTGGAATTTTCTTCAAGATAGTCAGGCTGCGGCTCACGATCCAGCAGGCTCTGTCCGGCACGGGCGAACACAGGACAATGAAAACAATGATTATAGTCCGCAAGATCCGGGCAACTGCGATCACCTATATAACCTATTTCATTCCAGCATTTTTCTGACAATTTTATTCTCCCGGAATCCCTGCGGCACGTTCAAGTCTGCCACGCAGAAGTACAGCCTGTTTTTCATCACCTGAGGCTTCGGCCAGCAGCAGCATGTGAGCCAGCGTCTCAGTATGATGAGGATTCATATATAATGACTTGCGGTAAAATTCTTCCGCAAGAGCAGTATTACCGAGTGTTTCATGCAGCAGTCCTTCAAAATAGAACACATCCGCATCAGGACCGCCACTTTTCAAAATAGAGTCACAAATATTTAAAGCTTCACGCACCTGTCCCCTGTCAGCCAGCTTACGGACATCCGCAAGACTTGAAACAGAGCTGTCCTTTTCAACAGGCTGATTGCCATCTGATTTTGCACCAGTATCAACAGGTTTTGTAAAATGAACAGTTCCGCCACTGTGAAAACGATTTCTCCTGCCGGAAGAAAGAACCACCCCGCCTCTCTCAGCCTGTTTGGATAGTACCGGGCGCTGTTCAATTTCCGGGACAGGAACGAGAGCCGGCCTCCGGTTTCTGAAAGCGAACGCTCCCGGAGCTTTCACCGGAGTAAAAGATCTGTGCAGCAGCGGCATAGCCTCCGCATGTCCTACAAAAAGCAGGGCATCAGGCTTAAGCCGTGTCTCAATTATTCCGAGCAGTTTTTCCCTGCTGGCTCCATCAAGATAAATCATGAAATTTCTACAGAAAACAGCATCAAATCTGATCTCAGGAAGATCGCCATCAAGGATGTTACCCCTTGTAAAATCAACAGCACCCTTTATAACGGCAGAAACACGCTTTTCTCCAGCCTCGTCTTCAAAATACCTTGAGGCATAAGATGGCAGTTCATACCGAAATGAATTTGAGCCATAGATACCGGCTTTGGCTTTTTCAATTGCCCTTGCGCTTATATCCGTTCCAACAATTTTTAGTGAAGATTTATCCCGCCCTGAACCTATCAGAGATATGGCTGCTGAATAGGCCTCCTCACCCGATGAACAGGGAGCACACAGAACTCTGTACGGCTCATTCCCATTTTTTTTAAGGGCATCTCTGGCAAGCAGCTCGAACGGGCGCATATCTCTGAAAAACCACGTTTCATGAACAACGACTTCCTCTATCAGTTCAGACAGCTCGCCGCTATCCTCACGTATAAGCCGGTAATAAGAACTCCCGCTGCAATTGAGAATATCCATCCTGTGACGGACAGCTCTCTCCAGTGCATTATCACCGATAGAGGCAACATCAAGACCTATGGTCCTGTTGAGAATTTCTTTTGCCGCAGAGATGCTCATACTGTCCTTAATCACCGTTGTTTACGTCAGGATAATGAAGTTCGTGATTCTCATCACGGGAAAGCTGGATTTCATATTCATGCTCAGGAAAAAGTATTTCATGCAGCTCGTCAGTAAGTAGTTTTTCCGGTTTTACAAGCTGGAGCATTCCATCTTCCATGCGCGCCACCCGACCTAGCCACGGGGCATCCGGTACTTCCACCCCTGAATCCTCAAAATCCTCTTCGGAGAGCTTGACCATATCAGTAACTTTTTCCGCTTTAAGGCCGAGAAATTTTTTGCCCCGCTCATGGCTGCGCTCAAGATCGGCAAGATCAATCATTATGGTTCTGGTGCTCATCATATTAAGGGCTCCTCTGTCGGTTGCCAGCATGGACAAATCTACAATCGGTGAAATGGTCCCGCGGTAATTAAAAATGCCCGAAATAAATTTCGGAGATTTAGGCAGCGGTTTGCACTTTACCGGTGGGACAACTTCCGCCACACGCACAGCCTCAAAGCCGTAAAGGTAATTCCCTATCATAAATGTTAGAACCAGCATTTAACCCACCCTGAATTTGCTGACTTCACTTTGCAGACCCTGAACAGCTTCATTGAGCTGGGAGGCAGCACGATTAAATTCCCCGAGAGAATCGGATGTCTGAGATGCCGATGCCGAAAGCTGAGTCATGGATTGCGAAATCTGCTGTGCTCCTTCAGCCTGAGCGGTCATTCCTTCATTTACTGATTGAATGCGGGGATTAAGTTCCGTAACCATCTGCATGATGCCATCAAGTTTTTTACCAAGTTTAGCGGCCTTGCCTGTTCCGTGATGCACTTCTTTGGCAAAATGATCCATCTCGGACACTCCTGAATCAACAGCTTCTCTCATGCTGCTGATCATGTTTTCAATTTCAAGGGCGGCAACGGAGGTCTGATCCGCAAGACGTCTTATTTCGTCTGCCACCACTGAAAATCCCTGTCCGAATTCTCCGGCTTTTTCAGCTTCAATAGCCGCATTGAGGGATAGAAGATTGGTGCGGTCCGCAACCTTGGTTATGGTGGTCACGATATATACAATGGATATGGCCTGTTCATTGATTGAGGCCAGCTTTTCAATAATATTGTCAGTGGCGGAACTGAGATCATCCATAATACGGATCATGGAACGCAGCCCGTCCTTGCCTTCTTCGGCAAGGTCAGCAGCTCCTTTGGCCGATATATTGACCTTGTCCATAGTGCCTGCAAGTTCTCCGGCATTGGCGGAAATCTCAAGGCTGGTGGCACTGATCTGGTTTGTTGCTGCGGCCTGAGTATTTACAGTTTCATCCAGTTGTCTGGCCGATGCGGCGATTTCTGTTGCCGAAGCAGTAACCTGTATACCGGACCTTTGAACCTGACCCACAAGAGAATTTAAATTTCCGGCCATCTCTTTTATCGTCAGATAAAGCTGTCCTGTTTCATCCAGAGTTTCGTTATTTTCAGCATTCAATACCGCCCGTTTGGCATTGGGGCAGACCTGCTCTATCGTAATTATTTCCCTGCGGGCCTGATTGATATCACCTTTGGCGATCATCGCGGCGATCTTGGCCATGTGACTGACCGGATTTGCTATCAGCCCGCTCATGTAAAAAGAAATACCCAATATGACGACAAGTATAATTATCCCGGAAATTACTAGCAGCTCGGTTAAGCTGTGCATTGTTCCTGTCAGTTTATGGATAATGCCCTGATAATCATCCATGTAAACGCTGGCGCCTATAACCCATCCCCACGGTTCAAAATAGGTATAAACAGCATATTTATCGCGTAAGGTTCCGTTTTCAGTACTGCTCCAAGTATAACTTTTTGAAGAAAGTTTTCCATCTCCGGCGTCCATTGCTGATGAAGCAAGCTCTTTAACCAGAGAAGTTTCCCGGGATGAATTAATTATTTTACCGCTGGTAGATGGAGTTACTATGTATTTATTTCTGTAAGCACCTCTTGTGCCGATGAGCCAGATGTATCCGGACTTGCCTACTGAGGTGCGGACAATATTACGCAGCAGCTGTTTTACGGACTGGAATGTCATATGAACACCAACCATTCCGATAACATGGCCATAACTGTCTTTTAAAGGAGAATATATTACAAGTCTGGTTCCGTACTGCTCCTCGCCGCGCTCATAAACCTCTTCCCCGTCAAGAACGGCTTTGATCACATCATTTCTTCTGCCGTCTGAATCAAGAGATTTTTTCAAATAACCAATACTACGGGTTTTATTCTTACCTTCTTCAGATGAGGCAACTGCAAGCATATCCCCTTCCGGATTCACACGCTGAAAAATACAGCAGTCAGCTCCGGTCATGCCTTTTACCGAATCAACCAGTTCGCTAAAGCCATCAATGCTTTCAACCGGTAATACGGACTTGTCACCAATAAAAATTTCAGGAAGCCGCACAGTGCCTTGATTTTCGGCTGAATTCAGAGTCCAGCTGATAAGCTTATCACCAAGATGCCACCTGCCAAGGCTGTTAAGATATTTCAAAGTACCTTTCAAAGCTCTTTCTGTTTCAGCATGGATCATAAGCTCAGTATTATGGCACTGATCGTAAGCATCCACTGCAACCTGCGAGACATGCTCGGTTATCAGTCCCTTCACTTCATTATTTACAGTGCTGGAAAGCCTGTGTTCGAGCACTGAAGTGATGATAAACATCACAACAACCGGGATCAGAGCTGCAAGACAGGCCAGAGTGATAATTTTTCTTCTTAAGGTAATACGCATTTATTTTTCCTGACGGATCTTCCGGCACAACCGGATAAGATCTCAGTCCGCTTCGGGATTACCGCT contains the following coding sequences:
- a CDS encoding chemotaxis protein CheW; this encodes MLVLTFMIGNYLYGFEAVRVAEVVPPVKCKPLPKSPKFISGIFNYRGTISPIVDLSMLATDRGALNMMSTRTIMIDLADLERSHERGKKFLGLKAEKVTDMVKLSEEDFEDSGVEVPDAPWLGRVARMEDGMLQLVKPEKLLTDELHEILFPEHEYEIQLSRDENHELHYPDVNNGD
- a CDS encoding chemotaxis protein CheW, translated to MSEKCWNEIGYIGDRSCPDLADYNHCFHCPVFARAGQSLLDREPQPDYLEENSNGIAEAKKDSAADSCGAVVFRISHEWLALPSKVFSGVLDERIVRPVPHKSGRIFKGLATVQGQIVPVVSIRELLGLDPEHMSEAEKGFRVYRRHICVDGSKGRWIFGADEVLGVVHYFQDALMDVPATVAKAPAAMSQGLFDVGERRVSLLSDELFFTALNRSVK
- a CDS encoding CheR family methyltransferase gives rise to the protein MSISAAKEILNRTIGLDVASIGDNALERAVRHRMDILNCSGSSYYRLIREDSGELSELIEEVVVHETWFFRDMRPFELLARDALKKNGNEPYRVLCAPCSSGEEAYSAAISLIGSGRDKSSLKIVGTDISARAIEKAKAGIYGSNSFRYELPSYASRYFEDEAGEKRVSAVIKGAVDFTRGNILDGDLPEIRFDAVFCRNFMIYLDGASREKLLGIIETRLKPDALLFVGHAEAMPLLHRSFTPVKAPGAFAFRNRRPALVPVPEIEQRPVLSKQAERGGVVLSSGRRNRFHSGGTVHFTKPVDTGAKSDGNQPVEKDSSVSSLADVRKLADRGQVREALNICDSILKSGGPDADVFYFEGLLHETLGNTALAEEFYRKSLYMNPHHTETLAHMLLLAEASGDEKQAVLLRGRLERAAGIPGE
- a CDS encoding Hpt domain-containing protein, which codes for MTRDMADLSMLELFLSEAQAHTEVLSGGLKDLTGKISPQRIEPLIRAATALRGAAKIVGLDTLNSIAEAMLSAFNSMKSSGRADEGQLKSIQEAISFIADLSQLDVEDVDDFLEEHADFAAGLPRTINSAAATATRSEESEIISSAAYKAEEHVHSAAVDSSMMDLFLSEASEHSATILAALDSLAEEYSDKKIESLIRAVGAIKGASRIVGLSSVSQVAESMDGAFGGIKKSGNLSDELRISLKECADFFKNISEVDHENVAEWLEKHSQQADDLCKGILEAEKRMQDSGNEDASQGNVPGADPLVEVKKAPVQQEESRPVSKESRADVSAKKTEAKAAELADMSMLDLFRMEAESNSQALSSGLVELEKDQSPERVEPLMRAAHSMKGAARIVGLNDAVGLAHAMEDLLVSCQNGEKVLTSAQIDLLLAATDVYAELAKVDAASIENRLQHLREKMEKLQEGLRAPAEEVENYFESSNAVLSGEFCVGGTEFCEIKDYDNDLNDEAGNRDQEENAELPENTEVYATELNTEGQNNSTANESVVRVSAGSLNRLMALAGESLVESGRLEHFAASLQRIKVNMREVMQLLDSTCERVEKGEPSKDVVAEIKSAGNECRRLLSQHIGEFDLYQRRLDNVSGRLYHEVISSRMRPFSDCGKGFPRLVRDIARQLGKKIDLVIEGENTPVDRDILDRLESPLNHLVRNAVDHGIEYPAERVEAGKSETGVIRMTAGHRAGMLFIEIRDDGRGMEPEKIREKVIERNLAHGRMAAELTRSELMEFLFLPGFSTAGEVTDISGRGVGLDVVHAMVQDVGGTVRAESNPGRGMIFSMQLPLTLSVIRTLLVNISDQPYAIPLSRISRISRINPDEIELSEDRQYIRLDGNNVGLIAAAKILGTGGVPQCEGGFKVIVISDRMNRYGLIVDDFIGEQDLVVRPLDPRFGKIPDVSAVSLMPDGSPVLILDAEDMVRSIDNLLSGGRLGKVSGEKKGEAPVLKILVVDDSLTVREVERKLLVNNGYEVDTAVDGMDGLNAVVSGNYDLVVTDVDMPRMNGIELVRRIKSDDSLKGIPVMMVSYKDREEDRIRGLDAGADYYLTKSSFHDETLLSAVKDLIGGGAR
- a CDS encoding methyl-accepting chemotaxis protein, producing the protein MRITLRRKIITLACLAALIPVVVMFIITSVLEHRLSSTVNNEVKGLITEHVSQVAVDAYDQCHNTELMIHAETERALKGTLKYLNSLGRWHLGDKLISWTLNSAENQGTVRLPEIFIGDKSVLPVESIDGFSELVDSVKGMTGADCCIFQRVNPEGDMLAVASSEEGKNKTRSIGYLKKSLDSDGRRNDVIKAVLDGEEVYERGEEQYGTRLVIYSPLKDSYGHVIGMVGVHMTFQSVKQLLRNIVRTSVGKSGYIWLIGTRGAYRNKYIVTPSTSGKIINSSRETSLVKELASSAMDAGDGKLSSKSYTWSSTENGTLRDKYAVYTYFEPWGWVIGASVYMDDYQGIIHKLTGTMHSLTELLVISGIIILVVILGISFYMSGLIANPVSHMAKIAAMIAKGDINQARREIITIEQVCPNAKRAVLNAENNETLDETGQLYLTIKEMAGNLNSLVGQVQRSGIQVTASATEIAASARQLDETVNTQAAATNQISATSLEISANAGELAGTMDKVNISAKGAADLAEEGKDGLRSMIRIMDDLSSATDNIIEKLASINEQAISIVYIVTTITKVADRTNLLSLNAAIEAEKAGEFGQGFSVVADEIRRLADQTSVAALEIENMISSMREAVDSGVSEMDHFAKEVHHGTGKAAKLGKKLDGIMQMVTELNPRIQSVNEGMTAQAEGAQQISQSMTQLSASASQTSDSLGEFNRAASQLNEAVQGLQSEVSKFRVG